Proteins from one Xenopus tropicalis strain Nigerian chromosome 1, UCB_Xtro_10.0, whole genome shotgun sequence genomic window:
- the mknk2 gene encoding MAP kinase-interacting serine/threonine-protein kinase 2, with product MVQKKTTEMKGFHRSFKGQNPFDAAYEMESRNMASVFNFDCPSRPDVPSSAPIDIPDAKKRTKKKKRCRATDSFTGRFEDMYQLQQEILGEGAYAKVQSCINLITNKEYAVKIIEKRPGHSRSRVFREVEMLYQCQGHSNVLELIEFFEEEDKFYLVFEKMCGGSILNHIHRRRHFNEREASFVVRDIAEALNYLHNKGIAHRDLKPENILCESPHQVSPVKICDFDLGSGIKLNSDCSPISTPELLTPCGSAEYMAPEVVEAFNEEASIYDKRCDLWSLGVILYIMLSGYPPFVGHCGSDCGWDRGEACPACQNMLFVSIQEGKYEFPEKDWAHISSGAKDLISKLLLRDAKKRLSAAQVLQHPWVQGNAPDNTLPTPIILQRNSSAKDLTSFAAEAIAMNRQLMEREEEEEGTESSSSCPIVVKATSCSMQLSPPSESKLAKRRHGSKGGISPPSLAPLLIVSD from the exons ATGGTACAGAAGAAAACTACTGAAATGAAAGGATTTCACCGTTCTTTTAAG GGTCAGAACCCTTTTGATGCAGCTTATGAGATGGAATCCAGAAACATGGCGTCAGTGTTCAATTTTGACTGTCCCTCACGTCCTG ATGTGCCTTCCAGTGCCCCCATTGACATCCCTGATGCCAAAAAAAGAACCAAGAAGAAAAAACGCTGCAGGGCAACAGATAGCTTCACTGGGCGGTTTGAAG ATATGTACCAACTGCAGCAAGAAATTCTTGGTGAAGGCGCTTATGCAAAAGTTCAGAGCTGCATTAATCTCATCACCAATAAGGAGTATGCTGTGAAG ATAATTGAGAAAAGGCCTGGCCACAGTAGAAGCAGAGTTTTCAGGGAGGTGGAGATGTTGTATCAGTGTCAGGGTCATAG TAATGTATTGGAACTAATAGAATTCTTTGAAGAAGAAGATAAATTCTACCTGGTGTTTGAGAAGATGTGTGGTG GTTCCATACTGAATCATATCCACAGACGCAGGCATTTCAATGAACGAGAGGCCAGTTTTGTGGTGCGGGACATTGCAGAAGCTCTGAACTATTTGCACAACAAAG GCATAGCACATAGGGATCTGAAACCTGAAAATATCCTTTGTGAAAGCCCTCATCAA GTATCACCAGTGAAGATTTGTGATTTCGACCTTGGAAGTGGTATAAAGCTGAACAGCGATTGCTCTCCAATCTCCACGCCAGAGCTGCTTACACCT TGTGGATCTGCAGAGTACATGGCCCCTGAAGTGGTAGAAGCTTTTAATGAAGAAGCATCAATATATGACAAACGTTGTGACTTGTGGAGCCTTGGAGTGATCTTGTACATCATGTTGAGTGGATATCCTCCATTTGTGGGACACTGTGGCAGTGACTGTGGATGGGATCGAGGCGAGGCTTGTCCTGCATGCCag AACATGCTGTTTGTAAGTATCCAGGAAGGAAAATATGAATTCCCTGAGAAAGATTGGGCTCACATCTCATCTGGAGCAAAAGATCTTATCTCAAAACTGCTGCTTCGAGATGCCAAGAAGAGACTGAGTGCAGCGCAAGTCCTGCAGCACCCATGGGTTCAGGGG aaTGCTCCTGACAACACACTTCCCACTCCAATTATCTTGCAACG GAACAGTAGTGCCAAAGATCTTACTTCATTTGCGGCAGAAGCCATTGCAATGAACCGCCAGCTAATGGAAcgggaggaggaagaagaaggaaCCGAAAGCTCCTCATCCTGCCCCATTGTGGTGAAAGCTACCTCTTGCTCCATGCAACTATCTCCACCTTCAGAGTCAAAACTGGCAAAAAGGAGACACGGCAGCAAGGGGGGAATATCCCCTCCCAGTTTGGCGCCCCTGCTAATTGTCAGTGACTAA